One Nothobranchius furzeri strain GRZ-AD chromosome 7, NfurGRZ-RIMD1, whole genome shotgun sequence genomic window, CCtcgaaaatgaggtttttaatctcagtgggatcttcctggttaaataaaagataaataaattaaaaaatatgttttttttctgaAACTATATTTACTTATTGTGTCATGACATATTTTTATTACAACAGTTAAATGTCACGGCAAAACAAAACACGATTTCTGAGAATTTTACCTTCATTCAACTTCATAAACCAATCAGTGACAAACTAGTCATGATAACGAATGGACTGGCCATGGGCCGATAACTGGAGCTAATCACAGGCAGATACTGGTTTAAGTGACAGAACTGGTTGACCTCTAGGCTTCTGATTAAAACACATCATCGGATCTTCTGTTACGGTGAAAAGGAACATAAATGTTCAAGTttcatttttaataaaaattccaaaacagcctttgctttctgtttagtcttttttttcagtttagtttatttcaaacaaagaaaacatacataatttttttaaaaataccacaaactgaaaaaatacatatcatcatcccttcttctctgtttgaaaaggagtaggctgaagtggaaacttatatgtccctacccctttatacaagtaatttttacttgtttacgaaatctaacacaaaacctacattaaaacaaacaaaatggtactagtcaccaaaaaaacaaaaaaaaaaacaccaaaccatttggaaaaaaaacaaaaaaagaaaaaaaacacatctttttacaattgatacaatttaattttccttggaataaaggacacccacataaatcatcgatttcccactatatacttgttcagaatatgcttTTTATAATtcgttttaaacacatttatatttgtacttactttgatttcttcttctaaattgttccataatttaacccctattaatgtgatacacatctgttttaatgttgttctaaacttatggatctttaagtttagtgtccctctcaggttatatcctccttctctctctgtgaacagtttctgtattttatcaggcattaatttatttcttactttatacattatttgtgctgttttgtatttaaccaagtcctggaacttcattgtccgcgttttaataaaaagttcatttgtgtgatccaaatatcctgcatttgttattaatctgatagcccttttctgcattgtcgttattgtttgtaaatgacttttgtacgtctttccccagacctctacactgtagctcaaatatggcagtagcatcgtattgtataatatataaagtgctttctgattaaaaatatacttagctttccccatcTTTTCACCATTTTATGGTGATGTTCTGAGTTACTTCTCTACAGCGAGGATCCTACCTGCAGATGATGTCCCACAAAGGGAGCAGAGTCCCTAGAAACAGGAAATATTACTCTGACTGAAGCTAGCTAGCCAGAATGCTTAAAAAAGGCTTATGAGCATGTCCCTAGGGTTGGTCTTCAAggtctgctatccagcatgtttaagTGTCAAGTGTGtttaagcagggaaacaacagaaacatgctggatagtgaacCTAGAAGAACAGAGTTTTAGACCCCTGGCCTAGGGGGCTCCTACTTTAGGGCACTCGAGGAGTATGGTTTGGATGGTTTGTGACCCTCTGTCTGGTCTGCTAGCTCTCCTGGATACGTCGGACCCAGAACAAGCTAGATGTAGATCTCCAGGctgaccagggaatgccttagggtcCCACCCATGGAGCAGGTGGAGGTTGCTGAGGAGAGGGCGGTTGGGACTCTCTGGGGCTGCTGCACCTGCTACTCAGACCCAGACAAACATACAAAAATTAGTGATCAAACACGTCCAAATAATGAATTTTGAATTTTTCCAACATTTAGAAAAGTTGCACCAAATCAATTTTTTATGTGATCGTTACCAGAGGCTAACGATAAGCAAGTAAGATAGACGCTATGATAAATATGATTGAGTGCTTTGTTTTGCAAAAATGAAAACTTTTGTCAGAGATTTTTCAGAGCCTGCTGATTGGCTGTAATGAACCACTCCTTTTTAGGTCTCTGTTCATAAGATCAaaggaacgctgcgagtgaatcaGCTCTTGCAGATCTGTTGTTGCTCCTGCAGAACAATGACGACAACGATTGTTTTTCCTCTTCTCTTTGCTGCTCTTTTTGCCGTCGGGTCATGCGGCATTCCAGGTGGCTTCTCATACATAGATCCCAACTCTCCAAATTTCCGAAAGGCTATGAATTTTGCTGTTTCTGATTACAACATGCACATCGACGACGTTTACTACCACAAAGCGACTGCAGTGTTAAAAGCGAAGAGTCAGGTCAGTAGTGCTTGAGTTATAAATACTTTGTCTTTCAGATCAAAGTAAAACTTTCCAGTAATAAACTAGATATTTTACCTGCTTGTTTTGTGCTTTTATCGTGAGCTGAGTAAAGGTTTTCTGTCTTCCACCTGCATCACATAACAGATGTTCTGCAGACTGAATCGTTTagattattcaattcaattcacctttattgtcattgcaatttATACAACAAAGTTTACTCATTTCAGTTTAATTTATTCACAGACTTCTGTTGGTTTACTCACTGTTATTGTTATAAATCCTCACTTTTTTCTCCTTAAAGGTGGTTGCAGGTCAAAATATTTTCATGAGTTTGGAACTGGCGAGAACTCGATGCATGAAGAACGATCCATCTGCTAACTACTGTCCCCTCTTTTACCCACAGCAGGTAATGAACTTATTAAAGAACTGAAAACCTTCTTTTAATCTGTGAGATAGTGAATCAACAACCTAACAGTCCCACTTGTATTTTTAAGCATTAAGTTGCACATAACCTCTTTTATAATTACATTTTATTAGATTTCTGAATAACTACAATATAATCTGATCAAATTAATCGTGAACTTTCGTTTCAGATTTACCATTGCAACTTTGAGGTGTTCATATCTCTGGGGATGGGTGAAATGACGCTGACCACAGAGAACtgcaggtgatgatgatgatggacgtTGTCTGCAGAATCATCTTTTCTCAGAAAATGTAATAAACTGGCTGCATTTTCACATGACTTGGAAAAGTATTTGTGTTTATTCTGAATGATTGTTTCAAAGCCAGTATTGGTCATTTTATACTGACTAATAAAGTTGTCAGCAATGCAAGACGGTAAAAAACTCTAAAACTTGGAACATTTACGACGTGAGTACAGCAACTTATGATGAAAtataataaaatgaataaaactaAGTTAGAAATGCCTCGGTAAACATGAGATTACCTAGATATTGTGACAAAATAAGCTTAAAAACTTCATATGATTTTGATGTTTTCATATGAAATTAGATAATGGCACTGGCTGCACTTACTATGAAGACAAAATATTTTTcttaaaacatgataaaaatatttatatatatatataatttttgttGCAACCCCTTGATGATGGTACTTGTGAGGGAGGTTGACATAAGAAATGGTACAGGAAGTTGATGTTTTAattaaagtgttttatttgtgttgaaataaataaataaaaggtaacCAAGATCTCTTAATCAAAATAACAAGCATAACTAaaggaatgaaaattaccaaaagtCCAAACTTATAATTTATCAACCAAGGACATCAGGGAAAAGCCTCCGTACTATcaggtgctctctctctctctctctctctctctctctctctctctctctctctaatcaGAACTAGGAAAAGAAAAAGTGGATTCTAAATCAATAGTTTTCCTTCAAAAACAGCCTCGACTGGGCAGAGTTCAATTTAACTTTTAAAGAAAACCTGTTTTTTTAACTAAAGAGGAAATTCAACAAAAGTTGCCATTAAGGGCTGCAGTTAATTTCTAATAAAAAAGGTTAGAACTTATACTTAAATAAGACTAGTTTCCTTTTTCATACGACCTGAAGGGTTTGGAGAACGGGGAACTGTGTTCTGCAAGGATCCACAAGTTAACTAGGTAGCAATAAACAAGGACTTTCTCAAGTCCAAAATATCAGATTAGTATCTTATTCAAAGCAAAAGATcagcagcaaaaaataaaaaatacccaaATTTGTTGTCTGTCTTTCAATCGGTTGTCCTTTCACGTTGTCTCCCTGACTGCTGGCAGACTCTCCTTTTTAGATTGATGACTGTCATCTTGTTTTTGCTTAGTAGTGAGTTGTGCTATTTTAATTCCTTAGCTCATGATAGTAGGAATGGGAATAGGGCCGCGGGAGTATATTCAAATCTTTTAAGCGATTGGCTAATCCAAGAGCGGCTCATCCAATGGCTGCCTTGATGGGCGGAGCCAATATGAAATAGAACCATcggcatataaatattggacaatgggtttccataacctccaataacacgtttttgtgccaaaatgggaggttcccaccaccaccattttgaccgtgtcaggttccgtcaagcccagacaattccacaaaagggaagagaggtggagctgagggtggggctgtaaggctgggatcaaatgacgacacccggtcaagctaacctgaagctaacccaaagctaacgcggaggtgggagctaagctaacggaggtagcataaccattggtgccacccatgcacaatgtcgtgcctcacctgggccacccctttTTAAAagctctggacacgccactgccccTTCAGTAGAAAGGTCATTAATATTAAATATGTCCACAGTTGCTGTTCATTAAAGATCCACATAAACCGTGGACATTATTTcagtaaacattttttaatgGTTGCCCAAGTTTATAAAAAAGTAGACATAATTTATTTACATACATGTAAAAATCAATGAGCAGCAACTCCCAAACATGTTTCCACTGATCACCATGATGGGCTTGTAATCCGTTTTCTTTGCCCCCAATAACGGGCTGAGCTAGGAGGAGCTGTGTGGGTCAGTCTCTGTGGGACAGTTTAAACAGGTCACTGATGGACGCCGCTATCATTCTGCTTTCAGCTGAACTGCCCAAAAGCCCACATTGGTGGTCAACCATCAGTGAAACTGTTTGAGGACTTGCTTCGGGTTTCTTTTAAGAACCCGCCCCGCTGTCCCCAAAACAGCCTCCTATCATCAACCTCTCTGTATAAATTTTACTTTATAATTGGCTCACCTCATTTGTCAATCACTAAAGAACCTCAAGCCGATTAGTCAGCGCAGCTGTCAATCATCTCATCATTGTCTGTGGATTGGTGCAGCAGCGCGGGCGGATCCCCCCCCGGGCTCGCTCTTCAAGGCTCGCGGAGAGCGAATGTCGTCATGAGCGGTGGGTAGGAATTAAAACGTTGATGTTTATATTACTTTCTACTTCGTAAAATGATATATTtgtgcttaagagaaaagcataaaataATGTGTGGCACgtattattgtgtttttgtggaaCTAAGTTGGCTGTGTGCTCCAAAATAATCCATGCCCTTCCGGAAAAGGACTGCCTTTTTCTGTAACGTTATCAAAGAGTTTTCCTTGCTAGCTGCGCAGCTAGCAAGGATGCTAGACGAAGCTACGTTAGCTTCTGCTCCTTCCATCCTAAAACCCACGCGTATCAATAAAATCACTGATGTTTCCATCATTAGTGTAAACTTGGTCTCCATTCATGTTTGTGTGTTACAAACAAACTCACAATTACCGCGTCGGCCTAAGATAGCTATTTGATTATTAACCGGGTTGGTGTAGTTAGCTCACCAGCTTGGTTGCTAACGGTAGATGCTGTCCAAATCAAACTAGCCCAATAATATGGGTTTGAAGGCGCCACTATATTGTGGCCACTTTGTGTTTTTCCTCAGTCTCCGTGTTTAACTGAGTCGATGACCTAAAATCTTAGCATCGCTTTTATTGACTGAAAAATGCTGAAGTGTTGATATGATGCACAGTGGTTGCTCCATCGTTAGGATTTCCAAACTGCATCACAGGCAGGAGTTCAGACCTAGAGAAGATGCAAGGTCCGTTTGCTCAAATTATTCTAAACTGCAGTGATTAGAGACTAAGTTTCTTCTGTGAATCAGGAGTGAAGTTTTATGCCCAGTTTTCAATCTAAATTTCTGTATTTATATAATGTATGGCGTTTTGAACTACAGTACATGCTGTTTTGGCCATTTGGTCCAACAACAGTGGACAGTTTCACAGCATTCTTTATTTTTCTAATAGTTGAGCAGCTATCCATCAAAGATTAAGTGGTTTGTATCAAATGTGAGAGCATACAGAACATGCTAAGAAAAATTAAATGGAGAGACACATCTTCACACACACATGACCAGAAAACAACATGCATGTCAACTGAAAAGGTGAATTTATTTGAGAAAAACATATTTACTTGTTAATGTGTATGGTTTTTATCTGTAGCTTGGTCCGTTACACAGGAATCACAACAAGGTCAAACTTGTTCATTTTCTGAGTAATAACACAGCAGCTGCTCTTGTGATGTTTTGTTTGCCTAAGGCCTTAGCATTACTACAGCTCATCACAACCATCAACTGACTCacggtagtgtaaagcacttaagAGTCCTCTGACTTAATAGGGTCCTATGCAAGTGCAGGTCCTTTAGTttgagtttatttatatagcacttgccATGGAAAGAAACATCACAAcgtgcttcacaaagatcaaaaaCAACGAATGGTTCATAAAATCAAAAACAACAAAATCTAAaactatcttttagtttcagtgaAACTCCACCCATCTCTGACAAAGTGTGCTTACAACAGcgacttaccccaaaattccactccgctccgctccggcacgaactctgcagcaaaaacggtcccgttgtagtcaatcagagctgttccactactgcggccgtgcggcacagtgcgccgttccgccatccggcaaaaatacgaTCGATTCTATatttgccggagcacctccgcagtaaatggacagaaatcacaaccgccccaacaggaaaaggagcaaacacaacttccgttatttcacaataaatcgataaacaaaaagcgttttttgtttcatatgcacagatttaacaacttataacaactatcaatggcggctgaactttaaatgcacaaaataagccataaatacagtttctactatcaaagtagtcgccctttgttgatccaaacactgctgatctctcaacacaaatgatgggcagattaaacagctcatttcgatgcttctcccacacaacgggtgtttggatctaactttcgcgtttattgctcggactgtatcgcaagatctcgaaaatcccgcgcatgcctgtttgcgcacctcaggtctccgcaccggagcggagccgttgtagagcgggtaccagtaaaatttgagttcggaagcgggcgggggcggagcggagatagtggaattttggggttaggcgAGTCAGTTTCTGTATTGGCTGAGGTAGTGCAGAAGTTAAGACATCTCCCTAGCATCTCAGGTTAGCCATGTGCTGACGTGGGTTTTAATCTCGGTGtcagcagtaatttatttagccagctgaatcagatttaatgtttttatattttagcttttttgattattttctgcaaaatattttgtgtctaatagggttgtcacggtgtgagaatttaacctcacgggtattatgaccaaaattatcactgatttcggtattatcgtgggaTAAATGCAGCTTATGAACTGATTTTTTTGTCTGAAAAACCAGCATGCTTACCTTCCCCGGCTTCAACTAAGACGACTGCTGAAATCCCGCTTTGATGAGCTTGTGGCACAGACACATGGGTACTTTGGGGCTAGTCACGACATCAGGGGAAGACTGGCATCCTGTTTTCTCATAGAAAAGTGTGTAGTCTCTTAATAACATGCTCCAAATAGAAACTGCTATTTCCACTCCAGCTCGCTCCTCTGCTGCTCTGACGGGGCCTGGATCTTTcttaatcaactttttttgcacaGATTACCTCATCAGTGTTTACCGTTCGCCTTTTAAGTTTGCTTCAAACCCAAAATACTCTCGAACTGCTGAAGTTGTGTTCAGAGCTACCATTTTCTCCCCGTCCCTCTCTGCGCGTCTCCCCGCTGTCACATGATGACACGATGTTCATACACGATGTTCATAAACTTGTTGGAAAGTCTCTAAAATttagacaaaacatttaaaattatttaCGTTAATGATGCACCGATGTAAAatgtttgggccgataccgatgtcCGATatcaagatcactgttatggccgataaccgatatttgtcgACAccgaatgcttctaaaatcagccgtttttgtatagaatgaaaatgatgaaCGCTGAATTTACTTtactatgtacacacaacactcacatttatggttctgagatgattacaatcactgtgacatgactaaacTATTACACATcgtcccctcaccctctgaaacagataaacaaatgga contains:
- the LOC129167251 gene encoding cystatin-C; the encoded protein is MTTTIVFPLLFAALFAVGSCGIPGGFSYIDPNSPNFRKAMNFAVSDYNMHIDDVYYHKATAVLKAKSQVVAGQNIFMSLELARTRCMKNDPSANYCPLFYPQQIYHCNFEVFISLGMGEMTLTTENCR